In Candidatus Zixiibacteriota bacterium, a single genomic region encodes these proteins:
- a CDS encoding DUF502 domain-containing protein: protein MSFRRSITGLIRNRFISGLLVIVPLVISYQVLSFLLAKLDGLLSPFFTRYLGYEVPGLGIVVTLLLILLAGFIAHSVIGGRLIRTWERLVEKVPLVRTVYIPAKQLLETITPKSQSSFKRVALVEYPRKDVWVIGFLANDVDLTSGGIEGEYRAVFVASTPTPFTGFMAMIPKDDIHPIDMPVEEAIKFLVSGGVACPKSWLPALEPNEREASD, encoded by the coding sequence ATGTCTTTTAGAAGATCTATAACAGGGTTGATCAGGAACCGGTTCATTTCCGGCCTACTGGTAATTGTACCGCTAGTCATTAGTTATCAGGTACTCAGCTTCCTTCTTGCCAAGCTGGACGGATTGCTGAGTCCGTTCTTTACAAGGTATCTCGGATACGAAGTTCCCGGGCTCGGAATTGTAGTCACGCTTCTGCTCATTCTGCTGGCAGGATTCATCGCACACAGTGTCATCGGTGGCAGACTCATTCGGACGTGGGAGCGTCTGGTCGAGAAAGTACCTCTGGTCAGGACGGTCTACATCCCTGCGAAGCAGCTCCTTGAGACTATCACACCTAAGTCCCAATCATCTTTCAAGAGGGTTGCATTGGTAGAGTACCCTCGAAAAGACGTTTGGGTAATTGGATTTTTGGCGAACGATGTCGATCTAACTAGTGGAGGAATCGAGGGCGAGTATCGCGCGGTTTTCGTTGCATCGACACCCACGCCCTTCACCGGTTTTATGGCGATGATCCCAAAGGACGACATTCATCCGATTGATATGCCCGTCGAGGAAGCCATCAAGTTCCTGGTTTCCGGCGGCGTCGCCTGCCCCAAGTCCTGGCTACCTGCCCTCGAACCTAATGAGCGGGAGGCTAGCGACTGA
- a CDS encoding NADH-quinone oxidoreductase subunit N: MLPDFSLLMPELFLFCWAILLFVLDLFFLKGRKDILAYVALAGLAITIVIACMTPPGRTFGRTFISDGFTFFFNIIFLASTMIAVASSGQFSEKLKYHRGEYYGLILMSTVGMMFIASAGEMISLYVALELTTITLFILAAYRKTRIESSEAGLKYLILGAISSAILLYGMSMIYGATGTTDLGAMRALMAAKLNQGIIKVAWDVHVLGMVIMIAGLAFKLAVVPFHMWAPDVYEGAPTPITSYLSVASKAAGLAAMIRILIGAFRIDALMEDWGLVIAVLAALAMIVGNITAVLQTNIKRMLAYSSIAQAGYILIGLVAMSRFFGTGGDRPWELGISSLSFYMFGYMFANMGAFAVAIAFSHQHDSDQIKDYAGLAKRSPLLAAAMSVFLLSLAGIPPLVGFMAKYYVFASAIAAGGYLWLVFIGVLTSVIALFYYAYIIKQMYFEEAAESAVKVRVAPMLAATIALTFIGTIAIGIYPQPFVSLAEKAVAVFGG; this comes from the coding sequence ATGCTGCCTGATTTCTCATTGTTGATGCCGGAGCTATTCCTCTTCTGTTGGGCGATTTTGCTCTTCGTTCTGGATCTCTTTTTCCTTAAGGGAAGAAAGGACATTCTGGCGTATGTCGCACTGGCAGGGCTTGCGATCACAATAGTCATCGCGTGCATGACGCCGCCCGGAAGAACATTTGGACGGACTTTCATCTCTGATGGGTTCACCTTCTTCTTCAATATCATCTTCCTTGCATCGACAATGATAGCAGTCGCCAGCTCCGGACAGTTCTCTGAAAAACTGAAATATCACCGAGGCGAATATTACGGCCTGATACTGATGTCGACCGTAGGCATGATGTTCATCGCGTCTGCCGGTGAAATGATCTCTCTCTACGTTGCGCTGGAATTGACTACTATCACGCTGTTCATTCTGGCTGCTTACCGCAAGACCAGAATTGAGTCATCAGAAGCCGGATTGAAGTACCTGATTCTCGGCGCCATCTCTTCGGCCATTCTTCTGTACGGAATGAGCATGATCTACGGCGCTACCGGCACCACCGATCTCGGTGCAATGCGGGCTCTGATGGCTGCCAAACTCAATCAGGGAATCATAAAGGTGGCGTGGGATGTGCACGTTCTCGGCATGGTCATCATGATCGCCGGACTCGCGTTCAAACTTGCTGTCGTTCCGTTTCATATGTGGGCTCCGGATGTCTACGAGGGTGCTCCTACTCCGATAACATCCTATCTGTCGGTTGCCTCGAAGGCAGCAGGCCTTGCAGCAATGATCAGGATACTGATCGGCGCATTCAGGATCGATGCACTGATGGAGGACTGGGGGTTAGTGATTGCAGTGCTTGCCGCGTTGGCGATGATTGTGGGTAACATAACCGCAGTCTTGCAGACAAACATAAAGAGAATGCTCGCATATTCTTCCATCGCTCAGGCAGGGTATATCTTGATTGGGCTGGTGGCTATGTCTCGGTTCTTCGGCACCGGAGGTGACCGTCCATGGGAACTCGGCATATCATCCCTCTCTTTCTATATGTTCGGTTACATGTTTGCGAATATGGGAGCATTTGCGGTCGCAATCGCCTTCTCTCACCAGCATGATTCAGACCAGATCAAGGACTATGCCGGGTTGGCAAAGAGATCACCGCTGCTTGCTGCGGCGATGTCGGTATTCCTATTGTCGCTGGCAGGGATTCCTCCCCTGGTCGGATTTATGGCCAAGTATTACGTGTTCGCATCCGCTATTGCAGCGGGCGGATATCTCTGGCTGGTCTTCATCGGTGTGCTCACCTCCGTCATTGCGCTGTTCTACTATGCCTACATAATCAAGCAGATGTATTTTGAAGAAGCTGCCGAATCTGCGGTCAAGGTGAGGGTGGCTCCTATGCTTGCCGCGACGATAGCCCTGACTTTCATCGGCACGATAGCGATCGGCATCTATCCGCAGCCGTTCGTTTCGCTCGCCGAAAAGGCTGTAGCGGTATTTGGCGGTTGA
- the nuoL gene encoding NADH-quinone oxidoreductase subunit L: MLEYSWIIPVLPVLSFVLIIFFTRWNEKLSSGISIGAILIGLAHSIAILTKVLANPEPFEMSFKWIVLSNFNLEIGILIDPLTSVMLIVVCTVSSLVQIYSLGYMHGDPRFSRYFSFLSLFTFSMLGLVLANNFAMIFIFWELVGLTSYLLIGFFYEKKSAADAGKKAFITTRIGDLGFIVGILMLVTYAGTLNYGEVFELVENGHIPAGILAAAGIFIFCGAIGKSAQFPLHVWLPDAMEGPTPVSALIHAATMVAAGVYLVARCITIFAASESAAMVVATIGAITAFMAATIGLVQNDIKRVLAYSTVSQLGYMIMAIGLGSMTAGIFHLMTHAFFKALLFLGAGSVIHAAHTQDIREMGGLSNKMKITSVTFIIGSLSLAGIFPLSGFWSKDEILASAHGYPIFMVVALAVAFMTAFYMTRLCFMTFFGKPRVQEHYDHAHESPKSMTYPLMILAFLAIFAGWVGMPWLPKGFGSFVYHHHPHHGHADYLLMIISTLVAGSGIVFGYLMYGKKVISADKMAERFKPIYNLLLNKYYFDEIYNAVIIKPILAFCRFLWSFDNAVIDGLVNLTAKFTLLLSTAHNIFDKYVVDGLVNGSGYTIWGIGSAIRQAQTGRVQNYAIVIFAGLVVALIIMLNVL; the protein is encoded by the coding sequence ATGCTTGAGTATTCGTGGATAATACCGGTACTTCCGGTGCTCTCATTCGTACTGATCATCTTCTTCACGCGATGGAATGAGAAACTGTCGTCCGGTATTTCAATCGGCGCAATTCTGATCGGACTAGCGCACTCGATTGCGATTCTGACCAAGGTGCTGGCGAATCCAGAGCCGTTCGAGATGTCGTTCAAGTGGATCGTTCTTTCGAATTTCAATCTCGAAATCGGAATACTGATCGACCCGCTAACATCGGTTATGCTGATCGTCGTCTGTACTGTTTCATCTCTCGTTCAGATATATTCACTCGGTTACATGCACGGCGATCCCAGATTCTCGCGATATTTTTCATTCCTGTCGCTGTTCACATTTTCGATGCTTGGTCTTGTTCTCGCAAACAACTTCGCGATGATATTCATCTTCTGGGAACTGGTCGGCTTGACATCATACTTGCTCATCGGGTTCTTCTACGAAAAGAAATCGGCAGCCGATGCCGGGAAGAAAGCGTTTATAACGACGCGTATTGGCGATCTTGGGTTCATTGTCGGAATACTGATGTTGGTGACCTATGCCGGAACGCTAAACTATGGCGAAGTATTTGAACTTGTAGAGAATGGCCATATTCCCGCCGGCATATTAGCCGCCGCCGGAATATTCATCTTCTGCGGAGCCATTGGCAAATCGGCGCAATTCCCGCTCCATGTATGGCTGCCGGATGCTATGGAAGGTCCGACACCCGTGTCGGCATTGATCCACGCAGCGACAATGGTCGCGGCCGGTGTCTACCTCGTGGCGCGATGCATCACGATTTTTGCAGCATCGGAATCGGCTGCGATGGTCGTCGCGACAATCGGTGCAATCACCGCATTCATGGCGGCTACTATTGGACTTGTGCAGAACGATATCAAGAGAGTCCTGGCTTATTCGACAGTGTCACAACTCGGATACATGATCATGGCGATCGGCCTTGGGTCGATGACCGCAGGGATTTTCCACTTGATGACTCACGCGTTCTTCAAGGCTCTTCTCTTCCTCGGTGCAGGTAGCGTCATTCACGCTGCGCACACGCAGGACATTCGTGAGATGGGCGGGCTTTCCAACAAGATGAAGATCACGTCGGTGACGTTCATCATCGGATCGCTATCGCTCGCAGGAATCTTTCCGTTGTCAGGTTTCTGGTCGAAGGATGAGATCCTTGCGTCCGCGCACGGTTACCCGATATTCATGGTAGTCGCGCTTGCAGTGGCGTTTATGACCGCATTCTACATGACACGGCTCTGTTTCATGACCTTCTTCGGCAAGCCGCGAGTGCAGGAGCACTACGATCATGCGCATGAATCGCCGAAGTCGATGACGTATCCGCTGATGATTCTGGCTTTCCTCGCGATATTTGCCGGCTGGGTCGGAATGCCGTGGCTGCCCAAGGGATTCGGAAGTTTTGTTTATCATCACCACCCACATCATGGTCATGCGGACTATCTGCTGATGATTATTTCGACTCTCGTTGCAGGTTCCGGAATTGTGTTCGGATATCTTATGTACGGCAAGAAAGTCATATCGGCTGATAAGATGGCCGAGCGATTCAAACCGATCTACAATCTTCTCTTGAACAAATATTACTTTGATGAAATATATAACGCGGTCATCATCAAGCCGATCCTCGCATTCTGCAGGTTCTTATGGTCATTTGACAACGCAGTCATTGATGGATTAGTGAACCTGACGGCTAAGTTTACTCTGCTATTGTCAACAGCGCACAACATTTTCGACAAATATGTTGTCGACGGGCTGGTCAACGGCTCCGGATACACGATCTGGGGTATCGGTTCTGCGATAAGACAGGCTCAGACCGGCAGAGTGCAGAATTATGCAATCGTAATATTTGCAGGGCTGGTGGTAGCCCTGATCATAATGCTGAATGTACTTTAG
- a CDS encoding hemolysin family protein: MDSHWLELIAIVILILANGFFAASEYALISARRSKISQFIKKGNKKAELVERLHAKPNRLVAAIQVGITLVGTLASVVGGATLVKRLNVVLADSSIGIIRESAGSIAITVVVLGIGFLTLVFGELVPKRLGLKHAERISLAVARTISIFMMLAYVPVKILTLSSRLVLKIIRQDSGPLQSVITEDEIVHIISEGRESGEFSQTEHDLIESVFEFTESTVHKVMTPRMDISAINVDWDASKALRYISEEGFSRYPVFRDSIDNVIGMIYTRDIINILLHSGLIILQDIMRTPFFVPDSKGLTELLKDFQRKQMHMAIVLDEFGGTAGVVTLEDIMEEIVGEIWDEYDAEEPDYKFQADGSVIISSRMSVGDLNKLLDTRLPEDGADTMGGFIYNHLGDIPALNQKIEYGNIRITVTEKTGHQIDKLRIEIIES, encoded by the coding sequence ATGGATTCTCACTGGCTGGAACTTATCGCGATTGTCATTCTGATTCTCGCTAACGGCTTCTTTGCCGCCTCGGAATATGCCCTGATATCTGCTCGTCGAAGCAAGATTTCTCAGTTCATTAAGAAAGGCAACAAAAAGGCTGAATTGGTCGAACGACTGCATGCGAAACCAAATCGCCTTGTGGCCGCCATCCAGGTCGGGATAACGCTCGTGGGCACTCTGGCATCCGTCGTAGGTGGAGCTACTCTTGTCAAACGACTCAATGTGGTGCTTGCCGATAGTTCGATAGGAATTATCAGAGAATCGGCCGGATCCATCGCAATAACGGTTGTAGTTCTCGGAATCGGTTTTCTGACCCTGGTATTCGGAGAGCTGGTCCCAAAACGTCTCGGGCTTAAACACGCTGAGAGAATCTCATTAGCGGTTGCGCGAACAATATCGATCTTCATGATGCTCGCATATGTGCCGGTTAAAATTCTCACACTGTCAAGCAGGCTTGTCCTTAAGATCATTCGCCAGGATTCCGGACCACTGCAGTCCGTCATCACGGAAGATGAAATTGTCCATATCATTTCCGAGGGGCGAGAGTCGGGAGAATTCAGCCAAACTGAGCATGACCTCATTGAGTCTGTATTTGAGTTTACAGAAAGCACAGTACACAAGGTCATGACTCCCCGGATGGATATTTCGGCGATTAATGTCGACTGGGATGCGAGCAAGGCTCTTCGGTACATCTCTGAGGAGGGGTTCTCGCGCTATCCAGTGTTCAGAGATTCGATAGATAATGTCATCGGAATGATCTATACGCGAGATATCATAAATATACTGCTCCATTCCGGACTTATCATCCTCCAGGACATCATGCGCACACCTTTCTTCGTACCCGATTCAAAAGGATTGACAGAGCTGCTCAAGGACTTCCAGCGCAAGCAGATGCACATGGCTATTGTCCTCGACGAGTTCGGTGGAACAGCGGGTGTTGTCACTCTCGAAGATATCATGGAAGAGATCGTAGGCGAGATATGGGATGAATACGATGCCGAGGAACCGGATTACAAGTTTCAGGCCGATGGATCAGTCATCATATCGTCACGAATGAGTGTCGGAGACCTCAACAAACTTCTCGACACCAGGCTGCCGGAAGATGGCGCGGACACTATGGGTGGATTCATCTACAATCACCTTGGCGATATCCCTGCCCTGAATCAGAAAATCGAATATGGCAATATTCGGATCACTGTTACAGAAAAAACCGGCCACCAAATAGACAAGCTCAGAATCGAGATAATCGAATCATGA
- a CDS encoding small multi-drug export protein, with the protein MNPLLYSVVLSLLPIAELRGGIPYAVANDISLPVAYLVCVASNILVIPALFIFLDTLHHQLYKIGPYKWLFDKMVIRTLRKAETKVGKYGYWGVMLFVAIPLPVTGAYTGTLAAWLLELNKRKAFWYLALGVVIAGVIVSVATLTGVGILRIFTK; encoded by the coding sequence ATGAACCCTTTGCTTTACTCCGTTGTGCTTTCGTTGCTGCCGATTGCCGAGCTGAGAGGCGGCATTCCTTATGCCGTCGCAAACGACATCAGCCTGCCGGTCGCCTACCTGGTCTGTGTCGCCTCGAATATTCTGGTAATCCCAGCTCTTTTCATCTTCCTCGATACTCTGCACCATCAATTATATAAGATCGGTCCATACAAGTGGCTCTTCGACAAAATGGTCATCAGGACACTTCGCAAAGCCGAGACGAAGGTCGGCAAGTACGGCTACTGGGGAGTAATGCTCTTCGTCGCGATACCACTGCCTGTGACAGGAGCCTATACCGGCACGCTCGCAGCCTGGTTGCTCGAACTGAACAAACGCAAAGCCTTCTGGTATTTAGCGCTCGGGGTAGTGATTGCGGGAGTTATAGTCAGTGTCGCTACATTGACCGGAGTCGGCATCCTGCGCATCTTCACAAAATAG
- a CDS encoding Na/Pi symporter, which yields MRLGGDQRLSGLVAAIKIVVLLYVFLLSIALLGTSFKAFGSGFAKQLVESTSNPFLGLMIGVIVTSLVQSSSVTTSLIVGLVGGGALSLQSAIPMVMGANIGTTVTNMLVSLGQIGRKDDFRRAFSAAVVHDTFNVITVAILFPIQIKFNLLGRSAEFLSRMFVGVSGAKFSSPIKIVVKPAADLIDAVVGGNPWMLIIIAGILLFVSLNYLVKTLKSVVVSRVQVFFDRVIFKNAAISLVFGLVVTVMVQSSSITTSLVVPLAGAGLLNLWQVLPYTLGANVGTTVTAILASMATGEASAVTVAFAHLLFNVFGIIIIWPFRIVPIRVAEYAATLAVKNRMFPIAFVVVFFYAIPLGIVLLTR from the coding sequence ATGCGATTAGGAGGGGATCAGCGGCTTTCAGGTCTTGTGGCGGCAATCAAGATTGTCGTCCTTCTTTATGTATTTCTTCTATCAATCGCACTCCTCGGAACTTCATTCAAAGCATTCGGAAGTGGATTCGCAAAGCAATTGGTGGAGTCTACCTCCAACCCGTTCCTGGGGTTGATGATAGGTGTCATTGTCACGAGTCTTGTCCAGAGTTCATCAGTGACGACTTCTTTGATTGTGGGGCTGGTCGGCGGCGGGGCACTCAGTCTGCAGTCGGCAATCCCAATGGTGATGGGCGCCAATATCGGTACAACTGTCACGAATATGCTGGTCTCGTTGGGTCAGATTGGACGGAAGGACGACTTCAGACGAGCATTTTCGGCTGCCGTCGTGCATGATACGTTCAACGTGATAACCGTCGCCATACTGTTTCCCATTCAGATTAAGTTCAATCTCCTGGGTAGGTCGGCTGAATTTCTCTCCAGGATGTTCGTTGGAGTCAGTGGGGCCAAATTCTCCAGCCCCATCAAAATAGTGGTCAAACCAGCGGCGGATTTGATTGATGCAGTGGTTGGTGGGAACCCGTGGATGCTAATCATAATTGCCGGAATACTTCTCTTTGTCTCCCTGAACTATCTTGTCAAGACCCTGAAGTCGGTAGTAGTATCAAGAGTCCAGGTTTTCTTTGACAGGGTGATTTTCAAGAACGCCGCCATCAGCCTGGTCTTTGGCCTCGTAGTCACAGTGATGGTCCAATCCAGTTCGATCACAACTTCTCTGGTCGTTCCGCTGGCTGGTGCCGGATTACTAAATCTATGGCAAGTCTTGCCATATACGCTGGGTGCCAATGTTGGCACGACCGTTACAGCAATCCTTGCATCGATGGCGACCGGAGAAGCCAGCGCTGTGACTGTTGCTTTCGCTCATTTACTCTTTAATGTCTTCGGAATCATCATAATATGGCCGTTTAGGATCGTACCAATAAGGGTAGCAGAGTATGCGGCCACGCTTGCGGTGAAGAATCGGATGTTTCCTATTGCATTCGTAGTCGTATTCTTTTATGCTATTCCGCTTGGAATCGTATTACTAACGAGGTAA
- a CDS encoding NADH-quinone oxidoreductase subunit M: protein MDIPILSLMIFIPLLGMIVVLFLKQSQMQVIRYTSAFFSFIPLLLSFLMLANYDWTTSKLQFIELHSWIPSLSVNYHLGADGLSVPMLFLTALLSFISIVASFGIANRVKEYFAFFLLLEVGMMGVFAALDFFLFYVFWEIMLVPMYFLIGIWGGPRKIYAAIKFFLYTLFGSIFMLVGILLLYFNTAPHTLSIMELIRVGPSLGHDLQIMIWAFFFIAFAIKVPVFPFHTWLPDAHVEAPTAVSVILAGVLLKMGTYGILRISYPMLPFGTNYFSLMLAVLGVIGIIYGALVSMAQTDLKKLVAYSSVSHMGYCLLGMSVFFISVDGKPFIIGLSGCVFQMFSHGLITGALFLLVGALYDRAHTREIAAFGGLWTKMPVYGSIMTFFAMASLGLPGLSGFVSEFLVFIGGFAKYPVLTGIAVIGVVLTAGYILRMVQRMFLGQFNVKWEHLTEMNAREIFTVTPLIILTLAIGIYPKPLANLMAATLENIVMLVGR, encoded by the coding sequence ATGGATATACCGATTCTCAGTTTGATGATATTTATTCCGCTGCTAGGAATGATCGTCGTCCTCTTCCTTAAACAGTCGCAGATGCAGGTTATTCGGTACACTTCGGCGTTTTTCTCGTTCATCCCGCTCCTGCTCTCATTTCTGATGCTTGCAAACTACGACTGGACGACGTCGAAGCTGCAGTTCATCGAACTGCATTCATGGATTCCATCGCTGAGCGTCAACTACCATCTCGGTGCCGATGGGTTGTCGGTTCCGATGCTGTTCTTGACCGCACTTCTGAGCTTCATCTCAATCGTCGCATCATTCGGAATCGCGAATCGTGTGAAAGAGTACTTCGCATTCTTTCTGCTTCTTGAAGTGGGAATGATGGGAGTTTTCGCAGCTCTCGATTTCTTCCTGTTCTACGTTTTCTGGGAGATTATGCTGGTTCCGATGTACTTCCTGATCGGAATCTGGGGTGGGCCGAGAAAGATATACGCGGCAATCAAGTTCTTCCTGTATACGCTGTTTGGCTCGATTTTCATGCTTGTCGGAATACTGCTTCTGTATTTCAATACTGCGCCACACACTCTGTCCATCATGGAGCTAATTAGAGTAGGACCAAGTCTGGGGCACGACCTTCAGATCATGATCTGGGCATTCTTCTTCATCGCATTCGCTATCAAGGTGCCGGTCTTCCCATTCCACACGTGGTTACCTGACGCGCATGTCGAAGCTCCGACGGCTGTGTCGGTGATTCTGGCCGGTGTGTTGCTTAAGATGGGAACCTACGGTATTCTGAGGATTTCGTACCCGATGCTCCCGTTCGGAACCAACTACTTCTCACTCATGCTGGCAGTTCTCGGCGTGATCGGCATCATATATGGTGCACTTGTATCAATGGCTCAGACGGACCTGAAGAAGCTCGTGGCATATTCATCCGTGTCTCACATGGGCTACTGCCTGCTCGGAATGTCGGTCTTCTTCATCTCAGTCGACGGTAAGCCGTTCATCATCGGTCTTTCGGGCTGCGTGTTCCAAATGTTCTCGCACGGTCTGATCACAGGCGCGCTGTTCCTTCTGGTCGGCGCTCTCTACGATCGCGCTCACACTCGCGAGATCGCAGCTTTCGGCGGGCTCTGGACGAAAATGCCGGTTTACGGTTCTATAATGACATTCTTCGCGATGGCATCACTCGGACTTCCGGGACTCTCCGGTTTCGTATCGGAATTCCTGGTGTTTATCGGCGGATTCGCTAAATATCCGGTACTCACGGGCATTGCGGTGATCGGCGTAGTACTGACAGCAGGATACATACTCAGGATGGTTCAGCGCATGTTCCTCGGGCAGTTCAATGTGAAGTGGGAACACCTTACTGAGATGAATGCCAGAGAGATATTCACCGTAACGCCGCTTATCATACTGACTCTTGCAATCGGTATATATCCGAAACCGCTCGCCAATCTGATGGCAGCGACGCTGGAAAACATTGTAATGCTGGTGGGGAGATAG
- a CDS encoding TerC family protein: protein MELLANKYFLWIGFNILVLLMLAIDLGFFHRKDHEISIKEALLWSVIWIVVALVFNVGVYFWRGTEVSLQFFTGYVIERTLSIDNIFVFLLIFTYFQVPTKYQYKVLIWGILGALIFRGLFIAVGTILIAKFHWLIYVFGAFLVFTGIRMGFGGDTKVEPERNPILRLVRKLLPITAKYEGGKFFVRRNKRTLGTPLLVVLVVIETTDIVFAVDSIPAIFAITLDPFIVYTSNVFAILGLRALYFAMAGLMKLFYYLRYALAAILSLVGIKMLLSTIYPIPNSIALGTVALLLAASIILSLIFPKKNGETGDKHPEQTSRTA from the coding sequence ATGGAGCTTCTGGCAAACAAGTATTTCCTCTGGATAGGGTTCAACATCCTCGTCCTGCTGATGCTCGCCATCGATCTCGGATTCTTCCATCGCAAGGATCACGAAATATCGATCAAGGAAGCTTTGCTCTGGAGCGTAATCTGGATCGTGGTAGCCCTGGTATTCAATGTTGGAGTCTATTTCTGGCGCGGGACTGAGGTATCTCTCCAGTTCTTCACCGGTTATGTGATTGAGAGGACGCTTAGTATAGACAACATTTTCGTTTTCCTGCTGATATTTACGTATTTTCAGGTGCCCACCAAGTACCAGTACAAAGTACTCATCTGGGGAATTCTCGGTGCGCTGATCTTCAGAGGACTCTTCATAGCAGTCGGCACGATCCTGATCGCCAAATTCCATTGGCTTATCTACGTTTTCGGGGCTTTTCTGGTCTTCACAGGTATCAGGATGGGATTCGGCGGCGACACCAAAGTTGAGCCGGAGAGAAATCCTATCCTCAGACTCGTTCGCAAGCTTCTGCCGATAACAGCAAAATATGAAGGGGGAAAATTCTTCGTCAGAAGAAACAAACGAACGCTCGGCACTCCACTATTGGTTGTGCTCGTGGTCATTGAGACGACCGATATTGTTTTCGCTGTCGACTCGATCCCTGCTATATTCGCAATCACGCTCGATCCATTCATTGTCTACACGTCCAACGTATTCGCTATTCTCGGGCTGCGCGCGCTCTATTTCGCCATGGCAGGTCTCATGAAGCTATTCTACTATCTGAGGTATGCGCTTGCAGCCATCCTGTCTCTTGTAGGTATTAAGATGCTTCTTTCGACGATCTATCCTATCCCCAATAGCATCGCACTGGGAACGGTGGCACTATTGCTTGCAGCCTCGATAATACTGTCGCTAATTTTCCCAAAGAAGAATGGCGAGACCGGAGACAAACATCCTGAGCAGACATCAAGAACAGCCTGA
- a CDS encoding PTS sugar transporter subunit IIA, which produces MKLSRLLEPELVRVDLKASSKTEAIVELFDLVLAKYDGIDRESVLNSIFEREEIENTSYGRGFSFPHARTAEVDRMYVSMGISKNGLEDETIDGEPLKIICLMLTPRNISKFYLQTLSALATLARDPENRAALLQAKSPQNVIDLIASSGIELKKELVVKDVMGEEPVTVTPDRTLKEVANLLFKHRISGLPVVDYEGHVIGEITNRDLIRAAMPDYRSLITNLALTYEAEPFENLLKQEDKITVGELMTSNVYAVEEDASVTEVAAMMLFKDLYRVPVVRDQKIVGLVVISDMVAKIIRG; this is translated from the coding sequence ATGAAGCTCTCCAGACTACTTGAGCCTGAATTGGTCAGAGTCGACCTTAAAGCATCCTCAAAAACAGAAGCAATCGTAGAACTGTTTGACCTTGTCCTCGCCAAGTATGATGGCATCGATCGTGAATCTGTTCTTAACTCGATCTTCGAGAGAGAGGAAATCGAAAACACATCGTACGGTCGAGGATTCTCATTTCCACATGCACGTACCGCCGAAGTCGATCGGATGTACGTATCCATGGGAATTTCGAAGAATGGTCTCGAAGATGAGACAATTGATGGCGAGCCGCTCAAGATCATCTGTCTAATGCTCACGCCGCGTAACATCTCAAAATTCTATCTACAGACACTTTCGGCTCTCGCTACTCTGGCAAGGGATCCGGAAAATAGAGCAGCACTGCTTCAAGCTAAATCGCCGCAGAACGTCATCGACCTCATCGCGTCATCCGGAATTGAGCTGAAAAAGGAACTTGTGGTTAAGGATGTAATGGGTGAGGAGCCAGTCACTGTCACACCGGATAGAACTCTCAAGGAAGTGGCAAACCTGCTCTTCAAACACCGCATATCGGGTCTGCCTGTCGTAGATTATGAAGGTCATGTGATCGGGGAGATCACCAACCGTGATCTGATTCGAGCAGCCATGCCCGACTACCGGTCGCTGATCACCAATCTCGCCCTCACCTATGAGGCAGAACCGTTCGAAAACCTCCTCAAACAGGAGGACAAGATCACGGTCGGCGAACTGATGACCTCGAATGTCTATGCGGTCGAAGAAGACGCTTCTGTCACCGAGGTCGCTGCCATGATGCTGTTCAAGGACCTGTATCGCGTCCCGGTCGTTCGAGACCAGAAAATCGTGGGCTTGGTTGTCATCTCCGACATGGTGGCTAAGATCATCCGAGGCTAG